The Kaistella daneshvariae genomic sequence AATTGGTTACGATTCACTGGAAATTTCCTCTTATTCGCAACTTAATTTAGAAGTTTTAAAAGGAACAATTAAGGATAAAGTGTCAGTTTTTTTCGGTCATTCGGGAAGTGGGAAATCAACTTTGGTGAATGCTTTACAGCCGGATTTAAATCTGAAAACATCCGAAATTTCGGAAACTCATTTAAAAGGAAAACACACTACGACTTTTGCACAAATGCATTTCTGGACTTTCGGTGGCAGCGTCATAGATACGCCGGGCGTGCGGGAGTTTGCTATGATCGATGTGCAAAAAGAAGAAATTCAGCATTATTTTCCCGAAATTTTTGCAACTGGAAGAGAATGTAAATTTCACAACTGCATGCATTTGAATGAACCGAAATGCGCCGTTTTAGCTGCCGTGGAAGGCGGAAAAATTCAGGACAGCAGATATTCCACGTACGTAAAAATTATGGAAGAAGCGGACGAAAATAATGTGATATGAAAAAACCCAGCCGAAGCTGGGTAAAAACTAATAACCATGAAAACTCAAATTAAACATGAGAATCGTGCTAAAATTTACAAGTTTCGTGCCAAAGGATTTTTCCCGTATTGATGAGATTTAGCAACGATGATTTCTAAAACTTTTCGTATTTTCGCAGCCAATTAAAACAAGAGATATGTCACATAACATTACCTTCACCATGATTAAGCCGGATGCTGTTGCAGATGGTCACATTGGTGCTATTTTAGGGAAAATTGCTGAAGCAGGTTTCAAAATCAAAGCTTTAAAATTAACCCAACTTACCGTTGCTGATGCAAAAAAATTCTACGAAGTTCACGCTGAAAGACCTTTTTACGGAGAATTGGTAGACTTTATGAGTTCAGGACCAATCGTTGCAGCTGTTTTGGAAAAAGACAACGCGGTTGAAGATTTCAGAACTTTAATCGGAGCTACAAACCCTGCAGAAGCTGCAGAAGGTACCATCCGCAAAATGTTTGCAAGAAGCATTGGTGAAAACGCTGTTCACGGTTCTGATTCCAATGAAAACGCTTTAATTGAAGCTGGTTTCCACTTTGCAGGAAAAGAAATTTTCTAAAAATATCGCCCTTTAACGGCAAATTTTTGCTGTTTAGCTATTTATAAAAAAAGCCCAGAATAAGGGCTTTTTTTATTATAACATGTTTTGGAAATTAAACCTTCAGCAGCTCTATGGTTTTTTCCGGGTTTTCTGAGGAAAAAACTGCGTTTCCGGCAACCAGCACATCGGCGCCGGCCGCAAAAAGTTTTGAGGCATTGTCCAGATTGACGCCGCCATCCACTTCAATCAGCGCGGTGGAATTATTCGATAAAATCAAATCTTTGGTTTCTGCGATTTTTTTGTAGGTGTTTTCGATGAATTTCTGGCCTCCAAAACCTGGATTTACGCTCATCAGCAAAACCAAATCCACTTCTGCAATAATATCTTCCAAAAGCAAAACAGGACTGGAAGGATTTAAAACCACACCGGCTTTCGCGCCTTTTTGCTGAATTAAATTGATGGTGCGGTGCAGATGAACGCTAGCTTCGTAATGTACAGAAACGAGATCAGCACCCAGTTCGATAAATTCTTCCACATATTTTTCCGGTTCCACGATCATCAAATGTACATCGATGAACTTGGTAAAATGTTCGTTCACCGTTTTCATCACCGGAAAACCGAAAGAAATATTCGGTACAAAACGGCCGTCCATCACGTCAACGTGCAGCCAGTCTGCCTGGGAACGGTTGAGCATTTCAATATCACTTTGAAGATTCCCGAAATCTGCGGAAAGCAGGGAAGGAGCAATTAATCTTGTTTTCATGGGATTTTTTTTAATTTGTTTCCGCTAACTGGTGATATTTCAAAATCATTTTCGGCTCAATTTTCAACAAAGATTCGTAAATCAAGTCAATCACATGAGCAACATCTTCTTTCGAAACCATTTCCACCGTGGTGTGCATGTATCGCAAAGGCAGTGAAATCAGCGCAGAAGGCGTTCCGCCGTTGGAATGCGCAAATGCATCAGTGTCGGTTCCGGTGGCGCGGCTTGCAGCTGCTCTTTGGAAAGGAATATTTTTTTCTTTGGCGGTTTGAACAATCAGCTCGCGAATATTGTGGTGAACGCTCGGTGCAAAAGTAATCACCGGACCGTTGCCGCATTTTTGGTCACCTTCTTTCTTTTTTTCAATCATCGGCGTGGAAGTGTCGTGCGTAACGTCGGTGATGATGGCGACGTTTGGTTTAATGGTGTCCGCAATCATATCAGCGCCGTATAAACCCACTTCTTCCTGCACGGAGTTGGTGATATAAAGTCCGAAAGGCAGTGTGTTTTTATTTTCGCTTAAAAGTCGTGCAACTTCCGCAATCATGAAGCCACCAATGCGGTTATCAAGTGCTCGGGACACAAAAAATTTGTCATTTAGCTGGAAAAACTGGTCGGGATAAGTAATCATCGTTCCGACAAAGATGCCCAATTCTTCCACTTCTTTTTTGCTGGAACAGCCTAAATCAATAAAGATATTTTCGAGTTTAGGCACGGGTTCGTCGGAATTTACGCCGCGTGTATGAATTGCAGGCCACCCGAAAACGCCTTTTACAATTCCCTTTTCGCCATGCAGATTCACCACTTTTGAGGGCGCAATCATTTGATCGGAACCGCCGTTTCGGATAACGTATATCAAACCTTCTTCGGTAATGTAATTCACGTACCAGGAAATTTCATCTGCGTGTGCTTCAATAACCACTTTAAATGCCGCTTCAGGATTGATAATTCCGTAGCAGGTTCCGTAATGATCAACCTCTATTTTATCGACGTAAGGCTTCAGATAATCCATCCAGATTTTCTGGCCATTATGCTCGTAACCTGTTGGCGAAGCGACATTTAAATATTCTTCTAAAAACTTTAGAGATTTATTTGCAAATTTCATGGAAAGGAATGACTTTTGTTAGATTAAATTTTGATTTAAAAGAAGGTAAAAATAATGATTTTTAACAAGATATTCTTACTATTTGTCCTGTTTTTCGGACTTTGTCTAAATGCACAGGTAACGATAGAAAGAGTAAAGCCCATCAGCGAGTATCCGCCGGAGCTTCTGAAAACCGACCAGTTTGGCAATAAATATTACTACGACGCCAGTCAAAAAGCCAGAATCTATGAAATTGACGGTGAAAATGTAGTTGTAATGGACGAGTTAATTCTGCGCAATAAGCCGAAATTCAACAACCAGCTTGACCAGAATTATTACTTTTTTCTCAATAAAAAACTGAACAGAGTTTATCCACTTTTTTTAACAGCTTTAGAACAATACGAAGACATCCAGGCGGAACTGAACCAAATGGATAAAAGTTCGCAAAAAAAATACGTCAGTGAGCGCCAGAAAAAGCTTGCTGATGAATACGAAATGCAGCTCCGCGACCTTACCACTACGGAAGGCCGCGTTTTTGCAAAGTTAATGAACCGCGCCACGGGGAAAACCGTTTATGACATTATCAGAGAACTTCGCGGCGGTTGGAGTGCTTTCTGGTGGAACGTAAAAGGCAATATTGCCGATGTCAGCATCAAGCAACCTTACGATCCGCACACCGATCGAAGTGACGAATTTATTGAATCGCTCTTGCAGCATAACTGGAATAGTGGTTACTTGCAGCCTTATCCGGGATATTTAAGTTTTAAAGTAAAAAAATAGTATGAACAATTCATTAAAGAACGCTTTCGTTCTTTTAGCACTTTTAAGTTTTAACCTGGCCTATTGCTGGGGAACCACAGGCCACCGCGTGGTAGCAGAAATCGCCGAACACCATTTATCGGCAAAAGCCAAACGTAACCTGAAAAAAATTATTGGCGACCAAAAGCTGGCGTATTGGGCAAACTGGCCAGACCAGATCAAATCAGACACCACCGGCGTCTGGAAACCAACTGAAGTTTGGCACTACGTAAACATCACTCCGCAATACAATCTTAAGCAGTTTACAGATTCACTTCAAAGTCAGGCAGGACCGAATATGTACACGCAGATCAAAACCCTGGCGAACCAGATAAAAGACAAAAAAACGGCTCCGAAGGACCGAGAAATTGCTTTGCGATTTTTAATCCATTTGATGGGTGATGCTGCACAGCCAATGCACGTAGGACGCGCTGAAGATTTAGGTGGAAACCGTGTGAAACTGAAGTTTTTCGGTGAAAATACCAACCTGCATTCTTTATGGGATACCAAACTGGTAGAATTTCAAAATTACAGCTACACTGAGTTTGCTGAAGTTTTGGATAAAAAATCGAAGCGGGAAGTAAAATCAATTCAAAACGGAACCTTGGAAGATTGGTTATTCGACAGCCACAAGTCGGCAAACCGTATTTATGCCAATACAAAACCGGAAGGTTCTTATTCTTACGATTATAATTACAAGTTCGAGCCGCTTCTGGAAAGACAGCTTTTATACGGAGGTCTAAGGCTTGCAAAAATGCTGAACGAAATTTTATAAATATTTCTTTTGTAGCAGTTCAAAAACTACTTTATCGACAGGTAATAAAAATGGATTTTCTTCGCTGAGGGAAATCCATTCTAATTTTTCAATGCAAGGGTCCATGATCAGCAGTTCTTTTTCGTCTGCGATTTCACCCTCATAATAAATGCTTAAAAGCTGCTCATTATCCCGGAATTTCGAAACGATGAAATCCTCCTGCGTATAAAGATGCGTGATGTTTTTAGCTTTGATGTTCAGTTCTTCTTCAAGCTCGCGTTGAAGACATTCTAAAACACTTTCGCCGAATTCCAGGCCGCCGCCGGGAAGCTTCAGCAACTGTTGTCCCACATATTCTTCGTGTAAACCGAGAATTTTTTTATCTTTTAAAAGTGCCACGTAAACGCGGACGTTTATTTTGTCAATCATAAAAAATCTTTGAAAAAAACAAAGTTAGCTAATTTAGAAGTTATTTTATCCAGAGATTTTTATGGCGTTGATCATCTCTCTTTTTCCCGGCGGACCGGCTTTTTTTTCGACTTTAAAGTTTAATTCCTGTAAAATCCTACGCACACTTCCTTTTGAGGAATAAGTGGTGAGCAACGCGCCGCTCGCCATCTTATCAGCAATCATTTCGAAGAGTGGTTTTTCCCACAAATCCGGCTGTACGCGCGCACCGAAGCAGTCAAAATACACCAAATCTATTTCGGGAAAATTTAGCCTGGGAAGGTCGAAAAAATCATTTTTAAATTTCGTCAGGAAAAAATTGGGCAGAATTTCGGTTTCAACGTTCCATTCTGCTTCATGCATTTTCTCAAAAGATTTTTTAGCTGCTGAATCGGCAAAAAATTCGCTATAATCCAGCAGTTTAATTTCTTCCGCATTTACGGGATATTTTTCCAGGGTAAAATAGCGGATTTTTTGGATTTGCGTGTTTTGCAAAAAACCATTTATTGTGACTAAAACATTCAGTCCTGTTCCGAAACCAAGTTCTAAAATATTTATTTCACAATTATTTACCAGTTTTAATCCATTTTCAATAAAGACATGTTGGGCTTCCTGCAGCGCGCCGTGCTGCGAATGGTAGCTTTCATTCAAATCATTGATATATAAAGTTTTACTGCCGTCGGAAGTTGTTTTTATTTCCCTTTTCATGCCAAATTTTTCCAAAATTAATTTAAAATTTTGAAATGTAAAAAATTATATTAAATTTGTAGAACATCAAAAATAATTTTAAAAATGATAATTCAAAAATCTACTAATCCACGGATTTCATCTTTTGATCCAAACAATTTTTCGTTCGGAAATACTTTCATAGATCACATGATTATCTGTGAATACGAAAACGGGAAGTGGGGTGATGTAAAATTGGTTCCTTACGGGCCGCTGCCTTTTTCACCTGCCATGATGGGCGTGAATTATGGCCAGGCTTGTTTCGAAGGAATGAAGGCTTATAAAGATAAGAATGGCGATATTTTCCTTTTCCGTCCGGAGAAGAATTTTGCGCGTATCAATAAATCCGCAAGCCGTTTGGCAATGCCGGAAGTTACTGAAGAAATGTTTTTGGAAGGTTTGAAAGCGTTAGTAGATGTAGACCGCGACTGGATTCCTTACGGTGAAGGAAATTCACTTTATATCCGACCGTTGATTTTCGCTACGGAGGAGGCTTTGAAAGCCAGAATTGCCAATAAATTTATGTTTGCTATTGTTGCAACGCCGGCGAAAAGCTATTATTCTGAGCCTGTAGCGGTAAAAATTTCAGATTATTATTCCCGCGCTGCAAACGGTGGAGTAGGTTTTGCAAAAGCTGCCGGTAATTACGCCGCCGCTTTCTACCCAACAAAATTGGCGAATGAAGAAGGTTACGAGCAAATTATCTGGACTGATGATTCAACGCACGAATATTTCGAGGAAAGTGGCACGATGAATGTTTTTGTGAGAATTAATGACACGATTTATACGCCGCCAACTTCGGAAAAAATCCTTGACGGAATTACACGCGACAGTTTCATTAAACTTGCAGAAAAGAAAGGAATTGATTTAAAAGTTGAGCCTGTTTCGGTAAAAACCGTTGTTGAAGCACACAAAAACGGAACATTGAAAGAAATCTGGGGAGTTGGTACTGCGGTGGTAACTTCTGCTTTCAAAGCAATTGGTTATAAAGGTGAAAAACTGGAATTACCACAACTGACTTTGGAAGAAAGTTTCGCTTTGCAACTGCAGAAAGATTTGGTTGATATCCAAACCAATAACGCGGAAGATCCTTTCGGCTGGAGATTTAAAGTTGAGCCAAAATATTAATTTTTTATAGATATTTTAAGGTATTTTAAAAAACCGGGAACTGATGTTCCCGGTTTTTGATTTTAACATTTGCGCTAAAAAGCGTAATTTCGCAAAAGCTTTATGAAAAATTTCCTCCTTTTAGCGCCTTTTTTTCTGGTTGGCTGCGTGCAGCATCAGCCCGAATATTCGCCTGCAAACCGTTCAATGAGTGAGAAAGAAATGCAGATTTCAAAAAACCGCACCAAATCGCTCAACTTGCTGGAAAAAGGTCAGATTGAGGAATGGATAAAAACCCAGCCGGAAAAATATTACGGTACGCGTTTAAACTATTGGATAAATTTGGAAAATTTGCCTTCGCGACCGCGAAAAAGTAATGGCGATTTAATTTCCTACCAGTACGATATTTATGATTTTGACTGGGTGAAACTTTATGACAAACCCGTTAAAAATTTAAATGTAAATTTTGGGCGTTTTGAAGAATTAAAACCTGTTGAAGACGCGCTGCGCTATATGGAAGAAGGTGAAGAACGAACACTTTTAATTCCGTCTTCGCTGGCTTTTGGCGCGGTAGGCGACGGCGACCGAATTTTGCCCGATATGCCGGTGATCGTAAAACTTAAAGTATTGTAAAAAATGATAAAAAAATATTTGATATTCGCTTTTGCAGCGATTTCACTCACAAGTTGCACCCCAATTTATAAAAAAATGAATGTAGACAAAGAAACTTACGAAGGCTTAAAAGATGGCCTGTATGCCAATTTCCAAACTTCCAAAGGAAATATGATCGTACAATTTGAAGATAAAAAATCGCCCGTTACAGTGGCGAATTTTGTAGGATTAGCTGAAGGTAAAATTGATAATAAAGCGAAAGGAAAAGGCGTTCCGTTTTATGACGGTACTATTTTTCACCGTGTTATCAAGGATTTTATGATTCAGGGTGGTGATCCTAAAGGAACAGGAATGGGCGATCCGGGCTATAAATTTGATGATGAAAGAAATGACCTGAAACATACCGGAAAAGGAATTTTGTCAATGGCTAATTCCGGCCCAAACACCAATGGTTCTCAATTTTTCATTACCGAAATCGCTACACCTTGGTTGGATGGAAAACACACTGTTTTCGGTAAAGTAATTGACGGAATGGAGGTTATAGATTCTATCGCAAACGTTGAAAAAGGCCCGCAGGACAAACCAAAAACCGATGTAGTTTTGGAGAAAGTTTCTGTTTTCACGAAAGGTGATGAGTATAAAAACTACGATCCTGCAAAAATCTTCAATGAAGGAAAAGGCAAAATCAAAGAAAACAACAAAGCGATCCTTGAAAAGTTAGAAGCTGAAAAAAAGAAAAAGGCAGAAGAATTTGCTGCGAATCAGCAAAAATTAGTTGATGATATGAAAGCCGGAATGCAGGTGACCCCTTCCGGATTATACTATAAAATCACCGAAGCTACTGAAGGTGCTAAACCAAAAGTAGGGGATGAAGTGGCGGTACATTACGCCGGAAAACTCGTTGACGGAACTGAGTTCGATTCTTCTTTTAAAAGAAATGAACCGATTGTAATTCCAATTGGAGTTGGTCAGGTGATCAAAGGTTGGGACGAAGGAATTCTTTTGATGAAAGAAGGCGAATCTGCAACTTTGTTGATTCCATCAGAATTAGGATATGGTGCTAGAGGCGCAGCAGGTGTAATACCACCAAATGCGTGGTTAATTTTCGATGTTCAGCTGGTTGACATTAAATCGGCAAAATAAATTTTACCGGCTGTTTGGCCAAAATTTTAGAAAACACTTCAACTTGCTTGAAGTGTTTTTTTATGCTTTGCGCGTACATTTTTCGCAAAAGAAATATGTCCTACATATTAAATATTTTTAAAACATTTAAGCTTTTTTATTGACGATTTGCAGCTCAACAAAAAGATTAAAAAAATAGGTGTTTTAAACGGCAAATTTTTTCATAAATGGGTGTTTTTACCGTGAAATATAGAGGTTCATCGGCCTTAACTTCGTAAAACAAAACACACAAAGATGAAAAAGAAATTTACTATTGCAGTATTAACTGCGATGAGCATCTTCGTCCATGCTCAGGTCGGCATTAATACTACCACACCGAATGGCGCTACAGTTTTAGACATCCATTCCAACGAAAAAGGAATTTTAATTCCGAAACTTACAGACAGTCAGCGTGACACCAAGCTGGCAGATAACAACCCGGCAACAATTCCTCCTGCCGGCGTGGTAAATCCTGCGTTGACAGAGGGGACTTTAATTTTTAACACCACCGCAAACGCCTTTCAATATTGGGATGGAACGTTGTGGAAACAATTATTTGTGCCTACTTCGTCCACAGCAGGAAACGATGGCGTGGTGAAAATTCTGTCAGGCGGCGCCGGTCAGGTGAAACCCACCCTTTATCTTAAAGCTGCACGAGGAACTTACGGACCGGAACAGCAGGTATTTTATCAGACTCCGCTGAACTTCGCGCCATCGCCAACAACCAGCTGGCCGGAAACGACACCTGATGTAGCTGACAAAACACCGTATATTTATCTGGATTCTCCTAACGGTCGTTTTCGCGAAAATGATATTGGTGGACAGGTTCATATCTGGAGACTGGTGTTGTATGCAAACGCAGATGCCGCTTCAATTGGTTCGATAAACGCCAAATTCCAAAATACGGTCTCAGGTTTTATCGTAAATTCAATTGGAATGGTACCGGCCGCATCTAATTTTTCACCGGGAAATGTGGTCACTTTTTATTTCTACACAATTGCTGATCCAGACAGTTTAGCACCGGGCCAGGGTTATAAGCTGACATTATCCGCGGATATTGACGTGCGGGTGACCGTTGATTCCTTTACAAGAGTCTCGCTTTTTAAAGACTAAATATTTTCAACTAAAAACACAAATGAGAAAGTGCATCATCGATGCACTTTTTTTGCTGACAGTTGCAATGATCTGGTAGATGTAAAAAAGAAAAAAATGCCCATAAAGCAGGTAAAAATATTAGACCGAAGTTTATTGCTCGGAAATATCTTTCACCACCTTTTCACCGCAAATTTTGCAATACCGCGCGTCGTCATCAATATCATCATTACCGCATCGCTGGCATACTTTTTCAAGCGTTTGTCTTTTGTTGCGCATTTCTGCCGTAACTATTCCTGTTGGAACGGCAATAATAGAATAACCGGCTAACATCAGCAATATCGAAAGAAATTTTCCCAGTGGTGTTCCCGGTGAAACGTCGCCGTAACCCACGGTCGTTACCGTAACCACGGCCCAGTAAATACTTTGAGGAATACTCTCGAAACCGTCGCGGTGACCTTCCACCATAAACATCATCGAGCCGATGATTACGGAAAAAATCATCAGGAAAAGAAGGAAAATATAAATTTTCCGGGAGCTGTGTTTTAACGCACGCACGATGAAATAACCGTCGTTCATGAAATCCATTAAGTTGAGAATTCGGAAAATTCTCAACATTCTCAGCATCCGAAGGATCAGGAAATATTTGGTAATTGGGAAAAAGAGACTTAAATAAAAAGGTAAAATAGCAAGAAAATCGATAATTCCGAAAAAGCTGAAAATATAAGCTTTTTTATTCCTTAGTGTAATAATGCGGAGCACGTATTCCACCGTGAAAAACGCCGTAATGATGATTTCTAAAACAACAAAAAGCTTATGAAGTTTTGCGTCGTAAATATCCACGCTTTCCATCATCACAATGAAAGTGCTCAGGAAAATCAAAACGAGCAAACACAAATCGAACAGCTTTCCAAGTTTGGTATCGGATTTAAAAATGATGCGGAAAACCTGGCGCTTCCATTTTTTTCTTTCGGGAATGTAATCGTGTTCTCTTTCCATCACTTAATTGGGTTCAAAATTTAAAATTTATCGCTAAATTCGCTACAAACATAGGAAAAATGACAATTAATGAAGTTGTAGAAGGTCTGCAAAACCTGATCCCTTTAGCTCAAGCCGAAGATTTCGATAACGTGGGACTGCTTTGCGGTAATCCTTCTCGCGAAGTTACGGGAATTTTGGTTTGTCATGATGTTCTGGAAAATGTTGTGGATGAAGCTATTAGCAAAGGTTTAAATCTGATTGTCACTTTTCATCCGATTATTTTTTCAGGTTTGAAAAGCATCACCGGCAAAAATTATGTTGAAAAAACCGTTCTGAAAGCGATTGAAAACAAGATTGCGATTTACGCAATACATACTGCTTTCGATAATGATTATTGGGGCGTCAATTATAAAATTTGCAAAAAATTAGGTCTTGTAAGCCAGAAAATTTTAATGCCAGCTGCTGAAAAACTTCAGATATTGGAAGTATATGTTCCGCCTGAGCACGCGACCGCCGTAAAGAAGGCGCTGTTTGAAGCCGGCGCGGGAAATATCGGATTTTATGAGGAATGCAGCTTTACAATTCCCGGGAAGGGAAGTTTTAAGCCAAAACCTGGTGCTGACCCTTACGAAGGTGAAATTAATGAATGTGAACATACGGACGAGTTGGTGATTTCGGTGGTTTTTGAAGCATACAAGAAAAAAAACATCGTTTCAGCCATGAAAAAAGCGCATCCTTACGAAGAGGTTGCTTATCAGATCATTAAAATCGAAAATGAAAATCAATATTTAGGTTTGGGCAGATTTGGTGAATTAAAGGAGGAAATGGATGAAAATACTTTTCTGGAATTCGTTAAAAAAACTTTTAATTTAAAAATAATCCGTCATTCACATTTTTCCGGCAAAAAAATTAAGCGCGTGGGAGTTTTGGGTGGAAGTGGCGCAAGTGGTTTATCAGCCGCACTTTCCGCCGGTTGCGATGCTTATTTGACCGGTGATCTGAAATATCATGATTTTTTCCGCAGCGAAGGCAAAATGCTGTTGTGCGACATCGGACATTTTGAATCTGAACAATTTGTAACTGAGCATTTAGTTGAAATTGTATCACAAAAATTCACTACCTTTGCCATCTCAAAATCTACCGAGAAAACCAACCCTGTAAACTATTTTTTATAAAAATATGGCAAAAAAAACTGTAGAAATATCCGTTGAAGATAAACTTAGAGCCTTATACGATCTTCAAATTATTGATTCCCGTTTGGATGAAATCCGCAGCACACGCGGTGAATTGCCGATTGAAGTAGAAGATCTGGAAATTGAAATTGAAGGTCTGGAGAAAAGAGCTGAAAAGTTTCAAAGCGAGATTAAACTTCAAAATGAGGAAATCAACACCAAAAATGAAGTGATCAATCATGCAAAATCTTTGATTGAAAAATACAAGACGCAGCAAGACAACGTTCGCAATAACAAAGAGTTTGAATCTTTGGAAAAAGAAAT encodes the following:
- a CDS encoding NUDIX hydrolase, with product MIDKINVRVYVALLKDKKILGLHEEYVGQQLLKLPGGGLEFGESVLECLQRELEEELNIKAKNITHLYTQEDFIVSKFRDNEQLLSIYYEGEIADEKELLIMDPCIEKLEWISLSEENPFLLPVDKVVFELLQKKYL
- a CDS encoding ion transporter, whose amino-acid sequence is MEREHDYIPERKKWKRQVFRIIFKSDTKLGKLFDLCLLVLIFLSTFIVMMESVDIYDAKLHKLFVVLEIIITAFFTVEYVLRIITLRNKKAYIFSFFGIIDFLAILPFYLSLFFPITKYFLILRMLRMLRIFRILNLMDFMNDGYFIVRALKHSSRKIYIFLLFLMIFSVIIGSMMFMVEGHRDGFESIPQSIYWAVVTVTTVGYGDVSPGTPLGKFLSILLMLAGYSIIAVPTGIVTAEMRNKRQTLEKVCQRCGNDDIDDDARYCKICGEKVVKDISEQ
- the rpe gene encoding ribulose-phosphate 3-epimerase; the encoded protein is MKTRLIAPSLLSADFGNLQSDIEMLNRSQADWLHVDVMDGRFVPNISFGFPVMKTVNEHFTKFIDVHLMIVEPEKYVEEFIELGADLVSVHYEASVHLHRTINLIQQKGAKAGVVLNPSSPVLLLEDIIAEVDLVLLMSVNPGFGGQKFIENTYKKIAETKDLILSNNSTALIEVDGGVNLDNASKLFAAGADVLVAGNAVFSSENPEKTIELLKV
- a CDS encoding M42 family metallopeptidase yields the protein MKFANKSLKFLEEYLNVASPTGYEHNGQKIWMDYLKPYVDKIEVDHYGTCYGIINPEAAFKVVIEAHADEISWYVNYITEEGLIYVIRNGGSDQMIAPSKVVNLHGEKGIVKGVFGWPAIHTRGVNSDEPVPKLENIFIDLGCSSKKEVEELGIFVGTMITYPDQFFQLNDKFFVSRALDNRIGGFMIAEVARLLSENKNTLPFGLYITNSVQEEVGLYGADMIADTIKPNVAIITDVTHDTSTPMIEKKKEGDQKCGNGPVITFAPSVHHNIRELIVQTAKEKNIPFQRAAASRATGTDTDAFAHSNGGTPSALISLPLRYMHTTVEMVSKEDVAHVIDLIYESLLKIEPKMILKYHQLAETN
- a CDS encoding peptidylprolyl isomerase — its product is MNVDKETYEGLKDGLYANFQTSKGNMIVQFEDKKSPVTVANFVGLAEGKIDNKAKGKGVPFYDGTIFHRVIKDFMIQGGDPKGTGMGDPGYKFDDERNDLKHTGKGILSMANSGPNTNGSQFFITEIATPWLDGKHTVFGKVIDGMEVIDSIANVEKGPQDKPKTDVVLEKVSVFTKGDEYKNYDPAKIFNEGKGKIKENNKAILEKLEAEKKKKAEEFAANQQKLVDDMKAGMQVTPSGLYYKITEATEGAKPKVGDEVAVHYAGKLVDGTEFDSSFKRNEPIVIPIGVGQVIKGWDEGILLMKEGESATLLIPSELGYGARGAAGVIPPNAWLIFDVQLVDIKSAK
- a CDS encoding DUF4294 domain-containing protein; amino-acid sequence: MIFNKIFLLFVLFFGLCLNAQVTIERVKPISEYPPELLKTDQFGNKYYYDASQKARIYEIDGENVVVMDELILRNKPKFNNQLDQNYYFFLNKKLNRVYPLFLTALEQYEDIQAELNQMDKSSQKKYVSERQKKLADEYEMQLRDLTTTEGRVFAKLMNRATGKTVYDIIRELRGGWSAFWWNVKGNIADVSIKQPYDPHTDRSDEFIESLLQHNWNSGYLQPYPGYLSFKVKK
- a CDS encoding branched-chain amino acid aminotransferase, encoding MIIQKSTNPRISSFDPNNFSFGNTFIDHMIICEYENGKWGDVKLVPYGPLPFSPAMMGVNYGQACFEGMKAYKDKNGDIFLFRPEKNFARINKSASRLAMPEVTEEMFLEGLKALVDVDRDWIPYGEGNSLYIRPLIFATEEALKARIANKFMFAIVATPAKSYYSEPVAVKISDYYSRAANGGVGFAKAAGNYAAAFYPTKLANEEGYEQIIWTDDSTHEYFEESGTMNVFVRINDTIYTPPTSEKILDGITRDSFIKLAEKKGIDLKVEPVSVKTVVEAHKNGTLKEIWGVGTAVVTSAFKAIGYKGEKLELPQLTLEESFALQLQKDLVDIQTNNAEDPFGWRFKVEPKY
- a CDS encoding S1/P1 nuclease; the encoded protein is MNNSLKNAFVLLALLSFNLAYCWGTTGHRVVAEIAEHHLSAKAKRNLKKIIGDQKLAYWANWPDQIKSDTTGVWKPTEVWHYVNITPQYNLKQFTDSLQSQAGPNMYTQIKTLANQIKDKKTAPKDREIALRFLIHLMGDAAQPMHVGRAEDLGGNRVKLKFFGENTNLHSLWDTKLVEFQNYSYTEFAEVLDKKSKREVKSIQNGTLEDWLFDSHKSANRIYANTKPEGSYSYDYNYKFEPLLERQLLYGGLRLAKMLNEIL
- the rsgA gene encoding ribosome small subunit-dependent GTPase A, yielding MKGLITKSTGSWYQVLEAGSGKFFEARIRGKFKLLKTRLTNPLAVGDNVEFSLEQDDVAWITKIEPRKNYLIRKSVNLSKEAHIIASNIDLACFIFTLKHPETSLGFLDRFLVCCEAYNITPLILFNKMDVLSDEEKELTRFIAEIYNEIGYDSLEISSYSQLNLEVLKGTIKDKVSVFFGHSGSGKSTLVNALQPDLNLKTSEISETHLKGKHTTTFAQMHFWTFGGSVIDTPGVREFAMIDVQKEEIQHYFPEIFATGRECKFHNCMHLNEPKCAVLAAVEGGKIQDSRYSTYVKIMEEADENNVI
- a CDS encoding nucleoside-diphosphate kinase; protein product: MSHNITFTMIKPDAVADGHIGAILGKIAEAGFKIKALKLTQLTVADAKKFYEVHAERPFYGELVDFMSSGPIVAAVLEKDNAVEDFRTLIGATNPAEAAEGTIRKMFARSIGENAVHGSDSNENALIEAGFHFAGKEIF
- the mnmD gene encoding tRNA (5-methylaminomethyl-2-thiouridine)(34)-methyltransferase MnmD, whose product is MKREIKTTSDGSKTLYINDLNESYHSQHGALQEAQHVFIENGLKLVNNCEINILELGFGTGLNVLVTINGFLQNTQIQKIRYFTLEKYPVNAEEIKLLDYSEFFADSAAKKSFEKMHEAEWNVETEILPNFFLTKFKNDFFDLPRLNFPEIDLVYFDCFGARVQPDLWEKPLFEMIADKMASGALLTTYSSKGSVRRILQELNFKVEKKAGPPGKREMINAIKISG
- a CDS encoding FKBP-type peptidyl-prolyl cis-trans isomerase, with protein sequence MKNFLLLAPFFLVGCVQHQPEYSPANRSMSEKEMQISKNRTKSLNLLEKGQIEEWIKTQPEKYYGTRLNYWINLENLPSRPRKSNGDLISYQYDIYDFDWVKLYDKPVKNLNVNFGRFEELKPVEDALRYMEEGEERTLLIPSSLAFGAVGDGDRILPDMPVIVKLKVL